In Oryza sativa Japonica Group chromosome 3, ASM3414082v1, one DNA window encodes the following:
- the LOC4332047 gene encoding uncharacterized protein isoform X4, with product MAHAARPLGGRARNPSPGPARPPPPFAAADAAAAADLRDAPRRVARMKDRACATCGDKIDSGNVIRCQCKKSPEHAKHEIHHTNDAMLEAKGFAKPNSSNKYGMHKSSGGTYSKPDARVKIIPAEEITYVRHGKLCGKTVGSDGLQKRQRRRSVTPPPSSRKVSLVTPTVVNQRPTPPVSPAASRISPNRPGTAKNVHSVVTSCISPNLTGKAENGHSLATSGISPNCPGAVKKIHSLATSPISPNWPGAVKKIHSLATSPISPMWPETAGNGHSLVGGYITNSFTTQIAYLSQRPSPFCRAVLSQPSGTPLGTDATAPKNLSRSGNREAYVKSCSSRTRTFSSAHAHSTVVPPGTNAEPSAESFCAPGNEKSSPMSCKLGTLQCQGTRTAVAPSVQKKLTMEPALPSPKSVLSEKSNEAYPDTAPRPSSRPNLFDTKCKVGSPQSETIIPPSQSPQSTSHARCVEPPDDFEAVPSTKSHIITEKQMNQEAPINCNVSSGIPVILHTKLHKKHYQPEACWKGKFEVTGELTHICDGLEAHFPFEISAQVYEASKQMPEILKLEARPLSHLWPKTFKMKPPEGQDIGLCFISSLQRPNGSSDHLLKNISSHIGLRTKIGATELLIFSSKLLTQEYQRKCDKFYFWGVFRALHRSYNQTSMSFDATGCKEIERHKNKETGKILETQDKKTEKEKCGEIGNKLDSAVSRERDRINECMRMLTPDPNAAASSSDFTCQSAPRVPAGSDLVLDTPPGFPHDDPPGLTKAHCLLHTGETTEPYIDSSPSLNLGVPPGLSLDIPPGFMKAHYLPHTGETTESHINPSHSHSLSWDTPLGFSLDVPPGFTKAHRLPIVSTAGSETVVSEKKPLIKFTLNVPRVAQTEAIPGFIKLLAVKQEPGLPAICMATEKASTGKEDEIKTVLVQVVTERDESSEERLFPKTRLLSDILSSSAASNANTNASPKPTSKFHDAPDNQIQDRKRDHPESPEPSPADTLKRLRVNGRIALNRVMDRRTLSSQPISREGLVDIQVSGPTVLTRSKCCSWQHFR from the exons GTGGTGATAAAATTGATTCAGGAAATGTAATACGTTGTCAGTGCAAGAAATCTCCAGAGCATGC AAAGCATGAAATCCATCATACGAATGATGCAATGCTTGAGGCAAAGGGATTTGCAAAGCCAAACTCTTCAAATAAGTATGGGATGCACAAATCTTCTGGTGGTACATATTCAAAACCTGATGCAAGAGTAAAGATAATTCCTGCAGAAGAAATTACATATGTACGTCATGGAAAACTATGTGGTAAAACTGTTGGCTCAGATGGATTACAGAAAAGGCAACGCAGACGAAGTGTCACCCCCCCTCCGAGTTCACGTAAAGTGTCTCTTGTGACACCTACAGTGGTTAATCAGAGGCCTACACCACCAGTCTCACCAGCTGCCTCGCGTATCTCTCCTAACCGGCCTGGGACAGCTAAAAATGTTCACTCAGTCGTTACCTCATGTATCTCTCCAAACTTGACCGGGAAAGCTGAAAATGGTCACTCACTTGCTACCTCAGGTATCTCTCCTAACTGTCCTGGGGCAGTTAAAAAGATTCACTCACTTGCTACCTCACCTATCTCTCCTAACTGGCCTGGGGCAGTTAAAAAGATTCACTCACTTGCTACCTCACCTATCTCTCCTATGTGGCCTGAGACAGCTGGAAATGGTCACTCACTTGTTGGGGGCTATATCACAAATTCCTTTACAACACAAATAGCTTATCTTTCACAGCGTCCATCACCATTCTGCAGGGCTGTTCTTTCACAGCCTTCTGGGACACCTCTTGGTACTGATGCCACTGCTCCCAAGAATCTTAGCAGATCGGGTAATAGAGAAGCATATGTCAAAAGTTGCAGTTCACGCACCAGAACCTTCTCATCTGCGCATGCACATTCAACTGTAGTTCCTCCTGGTACAAATGCAGAACCTTCTGCTGAAAGTTTTTGTGCGCCTGGCAATGAGAAGTCATCCCCTATGAGCTGTAAGTTGGGCACGTTACAATGTCAAGGCACAAGAACTGCTGTGGCGCCTTCAGTGCAAAAAAAGCTAACCATGGAGCCTGCATTACCGAGCCCAAAATCTGTGCTTAGTGAAAAGTCCAACGAGGCATATCCTGATACTGCTCCAAGGCCTTCTTCCAGACCAAATTTATTTGATACAAAATGCAAGGTGGGCTCACCGCAAAGTGAAACAATCATTCCTCCATCACAAAGTCCACAGTCTACATCTCATGCACGATGTGTTGAACCGCCTGATGATTTTGAAGCAGTTCCATCTACTAAGAGCCATATAATTACAGAAAAACAAATGAACCAGGAGGCACCAATCAATTGTAATGTATCTTCAG GTATCCCAGTAATTTTACATACAAAGCTGCACAAGAAGCATTACCAACCAGAAGCCTGCTGGAA GGGTAAATTTGAAGTGACTGGAGAGCTAACACATATTTGTGATGGACTTgaagcccatttccctttcgAAATTTCTGCCCAAGTATATGAGGCTTCAAAACAAATGCCTGAAATATTAAAGCTAGAGGCTAGACCTCTTTCTCATCTGTGGCCGAAAACATTCAAGATGAAACCTCCAGAAGGACAAGATATTGGACTGTGCTTCATTAGCTCTCTTCAAAG ACCAAATGGGAGTTCTGACCATctcctgaaaaatatttcttCGCATATTGGGTTACGAACCAAGATTGGTGCTACTGAGTTGCTGATATTTTCATCCAAGTTACTTACCCAAGAATATCAAA GAAAATGTGATAAGTTTTACTTTTGGGGTGTTTTCCGGGCGCTGCACAGATCCTATAATCAAACAAGTATGTCATTTGATGCAACAGGATGCAAAGAGATTGAGAGGCACAAAAATAAGGAAACTGGCAAGATTTTGGAGACACAAGACAAAAAAACAGAGAAGGAAAAATGTGGGGAGATTGGTAATAAATTGGATTCGGCAGTTAGCAGAGAAAGAGATAGGATCAACGAATGCATGAGAATGCTGACTCCTGATCCAAATGCTGCGGCAAGCTCTTCAG ATTTTACTTGTCAATCTGCTCCTAGAGTTCCTGCTGGTTCTGACCTTGTTTTGGACACACCTCCCGGGTTTCCTCATGATGACCCTCCAGGCCTCACAAAAGCCCATTGTCTCCTCCATACAGGAGAAACCACTGAGCCTTACATAGACTCATCTCCAAGCCTTAATTTGGGCGTACCTCCAGGGCTTTCTCTTGATATCCCTCCTGGCTTTATGAAAGCTCATTATCTCCCTCATACAGGAGAAACTACTGAGTCTCACATAAACCCTTCTCACAGTCACAGCCTTTCTTGGGACACCCCTCTAGGATTTTCTCTTGATGTTCCTCCGGGATTTACTAAAGCCCATCGTCTACCCATAGTATCTACTGCTGGATCTGAAACTGTTGTTTCTGAAAAGAAACCCCTCATTAAGTTCACTCTGAATGTTCCAAGGGTTGCACAAACAGAAGCCATTCCTGGATTTATTAAACTGCTTGCAGTGAAACAAGAGCCTGGGTTGCCTGCAATCTGTATGGCCACAGAGAAGGCATCAACTGGAAAAGAAGATGAAATTAAAA CTGTACTAGTGCAGGTAGTAACAGAACGGGACGAAAGCTCAGAGGAGCGTTTGTTTCCAAAGACCAGGCTTCTTTCTGATATTCTGAGCTCTTCGGCGGCTTCTAATGCGAACACAAATGCTTCACCCAAGCCTACAA GCAAGTTTCATGATGCACCAGACAACCAAATACAGGACAGAAAGAGAGATCACCCAGAATCACCCGAGCCTTCTCCTGCAGATACACTCAAAAGGCTCAGGGTGAATGGGCGCATAGCTCTAAACAGAGTCATGGATCGTCGAACATTGAGTTCCCAACCAATCTCAAGGGAAGGATTAGTTGATATACAAGTGTCAGGTCCTACAGTACTGACGAGAAGCAAATGCTGTAGTTGGCAACATTTCAGGTGA
- the LOC4332047 gene encoding uncharacterized protein isoform X6: protein MAHAARPLGGRARNPSPGPARPPPPFAAADAAAAADLRDAPRRVARMKDRACATCGDKIDSGNVIRCQCKKSPEHAKHEIHHTNDAMLEAKGFAKPNSSNKYGMHKSSGGTYSKPDARVKIIPAEEITYVRHGKLCGKTVGSDGLQKRQRRRSVTPPPSSRKVSLVTPTVVNQRPTPPVSPAASRISPNRPGTAKNVHSVVTSCISPNLTGKAENGHSLATSGISPNCPGAVKKIHSLATSPISPNWPGAVKKIHSLATSPISPMWPETAGNGHSLVGGYITNSFTTQIAYLSQRPSPFCRAVLSQPSGTPLGTDATAPKNLSRSGNREAYVKSCSSRTRTFSSAHAHSTVVPPGTNAEPSAESFCAPGNEKSSPMSCKLGTLQCQGTRTAVAPSVQKKLTMEPALPSPKSVLSEKSNEAYPDTAPRPSSRPNLFDTKCKVGSPQSETIIPPSQSPQSTSHARCVEPPDDFEAVPSTKSHIITEKQMNQEAPINCNVSSGIPVILHTKLHKKHYQPEACWKGKFEVTGELTHICDGLEAHFPFEISAQVYEASKQMPEILKLEARPLSHLWPKTFKMKPPEGQDIGLCFISSLQRPNGSSDHLLKNISSHIGLRTKIGATELLIFSSKLLTQEYQRKCDKFYFWGVFRALHRSYNQTSMSFDATGCKEIERHKNKETGKILETQDKKTEKEKCGEIGNKLDSAVSRERDRINECMRMLTPDPNAAASSSDFTCQSAPRVPAGSDLVLDTPPGFPHDDPPGLTKAHCLLHTGETTEPYIDSSPSLNLGVPPGLSLDIPPGFMKAHYLPHTGETTESHINPSHSHSLSWDTPLGFSLDVPPGFTKAHRLPIVSTAGSETVVSEKKPLIKFTLNVPRVAQTEAIPGFIKLLAVKQEPGLPAICMATEKASTGKEDEIKMQVVTERDESSEERLFPKTRLLSDILSSSAASNANTNASPKPTSKFHDAPDNQIQDRKRDHPESPEPSPADTLKRLRVNGRIALNRVMDRRTLSSQPISREGLVDIQVSGPTVLTRSKCCSWQHFR from the exons GTGGTGATAAAATTGATTCAGGAAATGTAATACGTTGTCAGTGCAAGAAATCTCCAGAGCATGC AAAGCATGAAATCCATCATACGAATGATGCAATGCTTGAGGCAAAGGGATTTGCAAAGCCAAACTCTTCAAATAAGTATGGGATGCACAAATCTTCTGGTGGTACATATTCAAAACCTGATGCAAGAGTAAAGATAATTCCTGCAGAAGAAATTACATATGTACGTCATGGAAAACTATGTGGTAAAACTGTTGGCTCAGATGGATTACAGAAAAGGCAACGCAGACGAAGTGTCACCCCCCCTCCGAGTTCACGTAAAGTGTCTCTTGTGACACCTACAGTGGTTAATCAGAGGCCTACACCACCAGTCTCACCAGCTGCCTCGCGTATCTCTCCTAACCGGCCTGGGACAGCTAAAAATGTTCACTCAGTCGTTACCTCATGTATCTCTCCAAACTTGACCGGGAAAGCTGAAAATGGTCACTCACTTGCTACCTCAGGTATCTCTCCTAACTGTCCTGGGGCAGTTAAAAAGATTCACTCACTTGCTACCTCACCTATCTCTCCTAACTGGCCTGGGGCAGTTAAAAAGATTCACTCACTTGCTACCTCACCTATCTCTCCTATGTGGCCTGAGACAGCTGGAAATGGTCACTCACTTGTTGGGGGCTATATCACAAATTCCTTTACAACACAAATAGCTTATCTTTCACAGCGTCCATCACCATTCTGCAGGGCTGTTCTTTCACAGCCTTCTGGGACACCTCTTGGTACTGATGCCACTGCTCCCAAGAATCTTAGCAGATCGGGTAATAGAGAAGCATATGTCAAAAGTTGCAGTTCACGCACCAGAACCTTCTCATCTGCGCATGCACATTCAACTGTAGTTCCTCCTGGTACAAATGCAGAACCTTCTGCTGAAAGTTTTTGTGCGCCTGGCAATGAGAAGTCATCCCCTATGAGCTGTAAGTTGGGCACGTTACAATGTCAAGGCACAAGAACTGCTGTGGCGCCTTCAGTGCAAAAAAAGCTAACCATGGAGCCTGCATTACCGAGCCCAAAATCTGTGCTTAGTGAAAAGTCCAACGAGGCATATCCTGATACTGCTCCAAGGCCTTCTTCCAGACCAAATTTATTTGATACAAAATGCAAGGTGGGCTCACCGCAAAGTGAAACAATCATTCCTCCATCACAAAGTCCACAGTCTACATCTCATGCACGATGTGTTGAACCGCCTGATGATTTTGAAGCAGTTCCATCTACTAAGAGCCATATAATTACAGAAAAACAAATGAACCAGGAGGCACCAATCAATTGTAATGTATCTTCAG GTATCCCAGTAATTTTACATACAAAGCTGCACAAGAAGCATTACCAACCAGAAGCCTGCTGGAA GGGTAAATTTGAAGTGACTGGAGAGCTAACACATATTTGTGATGGACTTgaagcccatttccctttcgAAATTTCTGCCCAAGTATATGAGGCTTCAAAACAAATGCCTGAAATATTAAAGCTAGAGGCTAGACCTCTTTCTCATCTGTGGCCGAAAACATTCAAGATGAAACCTCCAGAAGGACAAGATATTGGACTGTGCTTCATTAGCTCTCTTCAAAG ACCAAATGGGAGTTCTGACCATctcctgaaaaatatttcttCGCATATTGGGTTACGAACCAAGATTGGTGCTACTGAGTTGCTGATATTTTCATCCAAGTTACTTACCCAAGAATATCAAA GAAAATGTGATAAGTTTTACTTTTGGGGTGTTTTCCGGGCGCTGCACAGATCCTATAATCAAACAAGTATGTCATTTGATGCAACAGGATGCAAAGAGATTGAGAGGCACAAAAATAAGGAAACTGGCAAGATTTTGGAGACACAAGACAAAAAAACAGAGAAGGAAAAATGTGGGGAGATTGGTAATAAATTGGATTCGGCAGTTAGCAGAGAAAGAGATAGGATCAACGAATGCATGAGAATGCTGACTCCTGATCCAAATGCTGCGGCAAGCTCTTCAG ATTTTACTTGTCAATCTGCTCCTAGAGTTCCTGCTGGTTCTGACCTTGTTTTGGACACACCTCCCGGGTTTCCTCATGATGACCCTCCAGGCCTCACAAAAGCCCATTGTCTCCTCCATACAGGAGAAACCACTGAGCCTTACATAGACTCATCTCCAAGCCTTAATTTGGGCGTACCTCCAGGGCTTTCTCTTGATATCCCTCCTGGCTTTATGAAAGCTCATTATCTCCCTCATACAGGAGAAACTACTGAGTCTCACATAAACCCTTCTCACAGTCACAGCCTTTCTTGGGACACCCCTCTAGGATTTTCTCTTGATGTTCCTCCGGGATTTACTAAAGCCCATCGTCTACCCATAGTATCTACTGCTGGATCTGAAACTGTTGTTTCTGAAAAGAAACCCCTCATTAAGTTCACTCTGAATGTTCCAAGGGTTGCACAAACAGAAGCCATTCCTGGATTTATTAAACTGCTTGCAGTGAAACAAGAGCCTGGGTTGCCTGCAATCTGTATGGCCACAGAGAAGGCATCAACTGGAAAAGAAGATGAAATTAAAA TGCAGGTAGTAACAGAACGGGACGAAAGCTCAGAGGAGCGTTTGTTTCCAAAGACCAGGCTTCTTTCTGATATTCTGAGCTCTTCGGCGGCTTCTAATGCGAACACAAATGCTTCACCCAAGCCTACAA GCAAGTTTCATGATGCACCAGACAACCAAATACAGGACAGAAAGAGAGATCACCCAGAATCACCCGAGCCTTCTCCTGCAGATACACTCAAAAGGCTCAGGGTGAATGGGCGCATAGCTCTAAACAGAGTCATGGATCGTCGAACATTGAGTTCCCAACCAATCTCAAGGGAAGGATTAGTTGATATACAAGTGTCAGGTCCTACAGTACTGACGAGAAGCAAATGCTGTAGTTGGCAACATTTCAGGTGA
- the LOC4332047 gene encoding uncharacterized protein isoform X9, which yields MAHAARPLGGRARNPSPGPARPPPPFAAADAAAAADLRDAPRRVARMKDRACATCGDKIDSGNVIRCQCKKSPEHAKHEIHHTNDAMLEAKGFAKPNSSNKYGMHKSSGGTYSKPDARVKIIPAEEITYVRHGKLCGKTVGSDGLQKRQRRRSVTPPPSSRKVSLVTPTVVNQRPTPPVSPAASRISPNRPGTAKNVHSVVTSCISPNLTGKAENGHSLATSGISPNCPGAVKKIHSLATSPISPNWPGAVKKIHSLATSPISPMWPETAGNGHSLVGGYITNSFTTQIAYLSQRPSPFCRAVLSQPSGTPLGTDATAPKNLSRSGNREAYVKSCSSRTRTFSSAHAHSTVVPPGTNAEPSAESFCAPGNEKSSPMSCKLGTLQCQGTRTAVAPSVQKKLTMEPALPSPKSVLSEKSNEAYPDTAPRPSSRPNLFDTKCKVGSPQSETIIPPSQSPQSTSHARCVEPPDDFEAVPSTKSHIITEKQMNQEAPINCNVSSGIPVILHTKLHKKHYQPEACWKGKFEVTGELTHICDGLEAHFPFEISAQVYEASKQMPEILKLEARPLSHLWPKTFKMKPPEGQDIGLCFISSLQRPNGSSDHLLKNISSHIGLRTKIGATELLIFSSKLLTQEYQRCKEIERHKNKETGKILETQDKKTEKEKCGEIGNKLDSAVSRERDRINECMRMLTPDPNAAASSSDFTCQSAPRVPAGSDLVLDTPPGFPHDDPPGLTKAHCLLHTGETTEPYIDSSPSLNLGVPPGLSLDIPPGFMKAHYLPHTGETTESHINPSHSHSLSWDTPLGFSLDVPPGFTKAHRLPIVSTAGSETVVSEKKPLIKFTLNVPRVAQTEAIPGFIKLLAVKQEPGLPAICMATEKASTGKEDEIKTVLVQVVTERDESSEERLFPKTRLLSDILSSSAASNANTNASPKPTSKFHDAPDNQIQDRKRDHPESPEPSPADTLKRLRVNGRIALNRVMDRRTLSSQPISREGLVDIQVSGPTVLTRSKCCSWQHFR from the exons GTGGTGATAAAATTGATTCAGGAAATGTAATACGTTGTCAGTGCAAGAAATCTCCAGAGCATGC AAAGCATGAAATCCATCATACGAATGATGCAATGCTTGAGGCAAAGGGATTTGCAAAGCCAAACTCTTCAAATAAGTATGGGATGCACAAATCTTCTGGTGGTACATATTCAAAACCTGATGCAAGAGTAAAGATAATTCCTGCAGAAGAAATTACATATGTACGTCATGGAAAACTATGTGGTAAAACTGTTGGCTCAGATGGATTACAGAAAAGGCAACGCAGACGAAGTGTCACCCCCCCTCCGAGTTCACGTAAAGTGTCTCTTGTGACACCTACAGTGGTTAATCAGAGGCCTACACCACCAGTCTCACCAGCTGCCTCGCGTATCTCTCCTAACCGGCCTGGGACAGCTAAAAATGTTCACTCAGTCGTTACCTCATGTATCTCTCCAAACTTGACCGGGAAAGCTGAAAATGGTCACTCACTTGCTACCTCAGGTATCTCTCCTAACTGTCCTGGGGCAGTTAAAAAGATTCACTCACTTGCTACCTCACCTATCTCTCCTAACTGGCCTGGGGCAGTTAAAAAGATTCACTCACTTGCTACCTCACCTATCTCTCCTATGTGGCCTGAGACAGCTGGAAATGGTCACTCACTTGTTGGGGGCTATATCACAAATTCCTTTACAACACAAATAGCTTATCTTTCACAGCGTCCATCACCATTCTGCAGGGCTGTTCTTTCACAGCCTTCTGGGACACCTCTTGGTACTGATGCCACTGCTCCCAAGAATCTTAGCAGATCGGGTAATAGAGAAGCATATGTCAAAAGTTGCAGTTCACGCACCAGAACCTTCTCATCTGCGCATGCACATTCAACTGTAGTTCCTCCTGGTACAAATGCAGAACCTTCTGCTGAAAGTTTTTGTGCGCCTGGCAATGAGAAGTCATCCCCTATGAGCTGTAAGTTGGGCACGTTACAATGTCAAGGCACAAGAACTGCTGTGGCGCCTTCAGTGCAAAAAAAGCTAACCATGGAGCCTGCATTACCGAGCCCAAAATCTGTGCTTAGTGAAAAGTCCAACGAGGCATATCCTGATACTGCTCCAAGGCCTTCTTCCAGACCAAATTTATTTGATACAAAATGCAAGGTGGGCTCACCGCAAAGTGAAACAATCATTCCTCCATCACAAAGTCCACAGTCTACATCTCATGCACGATGTGTTGAACCGCCTGATGATTTTGAAGCAGTTCCATCTACTAAGAGCCATATAATTACAGAAAAACAAATGAACCAGGAGGCACCAATCAATTGTAATGTATCTTCAG GTATCCCAGTAATTTTACATACAAAGCTGCACAAGAAGCATTACCAACCAGAAGCCTGCTGGAA GGGTAAATTTGAAGTGACTGGAGAGCTAACACATATTTGTGATGGACTTgaagcccatttccctttcgAAATTTCTGCCCAAGTATATGAGGCTTCAAAACAAATGCCTGAAATATTAAAGCTAGAGGCTAGACCTCTTTCTCATCTGTGGCCGAAAACATTCAAGATGAAACCTCCAGAAGGACAAGATATTGGACTGTGCTTCATTAGCTCTCTTCAAAG ACCAAATGGGAGTTCTGACCATctcctgaaaaatatttcttCGCATATTGGGTTACGAACCAAGATTGGTGCTACTGAGTTGCTGATATTTTCATCCAAGTTACTTACCCAAGAATATCAAA GATGCAAAGAGATTGAGAGGCACAAAAATAAGGAAACTGGCAAGATTTTGGAGACACAAGACAAAAAAACAGAGAAGGAAAAATGTGGGGAGATTGGTAATAAATTGGATTCGGCAGTTAGCAGAGAAAGAGATAGGATCAACGAATGCATGAGAATGCTGACTCCTGATCCAAATGCTGCGGCAAGCTCTTCAG ATTTTACTTGTCAATCTGCTCCTAGAGTTCCTGCTGGTTCTGACCTTGTTTTGGACACACCTCCCGGGTTTCCTCATGATGACCCTCCAGGCCTCACAAAAGCCCATTGTCTCCTCCATACAGGAGAAACCACTGAGCCTTACATAGACTCATCTCCAAGCCTTAATTTGGGCGTACCTCCAGGGCTTTCTCTTGATATCCCTCCTGGCTTTATGAAAGCTCATTATCTCCCTCATACAGGAGAAACTACTGAGTCTCACATAAACCCTTCTCACAGTCACAGCCTTTCTTGGGACACCCCTCTAGGATTTTCTCTTGATGTTCCTCCGGGATTTACTAAAGCCCATCGTCTACCCATAGTATCTACTGCTGGATCTGAAACTGTTGTTTCTGAAAAGAAACCCCTCATTAAGTTCACTCTGAATGTTCCAAGGGTTGCACAAACAGAAGCCATTCCTGGATTTATTAAACTGCTTGCAGTGAAACAAGAGCCTGGGTTGCCTGCAATCTGTATGGCCACAGAGAAGGCATCAACTGGAAAAGAAGATGAAATTAAAA CTGTACTAGTGCAGGTAGTAACAGAACGGGACGAAAGCTCAGAGGAGCGTTTGTTTCCAAAGACCAGGCTTCTTTCTGATATTCTGAGCTCTTCGGCGGCTTCTAATGCGAACACAAATGCTTCACCCAAGCCTACAA GCAAGTTTCATGATGCACCAGACAACCAAATACAGGACAGAAAGAGAGATCACCCAGAATCACCCGAGCCTTCTCCTGCAGATACACTCAAAAGGCTCAGGGTGAATGGGCGCATAGCTCTAAACAGAGTCATGGATCGTCGAACATTGAGTTCCCAACCAATCTCAAGGGAAGGATTAGTTGATATACAAGTGTCAGGTCCTACAGTACTGACGAGAAGCAAATGCTGTAGTTGGCAACATTTCAGGTGA